A stretch of Aureispira sp. CCB-E DNA encodes these proteins:
- a CDS encoding J domain-containing protein translates to MKDYYYILGISKNATLSEIQRAYQKLSLKFHPKENGNDPFFVMHYGKIKEAYEVLSDDHKRFRYDKALSKELDAEVNEILAGPAPVIASFFASKKSVRKNDLLTISWEVLNAELVEINLIGQVASNGTQTIRLSEIDVTQERLTLTLKASNSHSNKTSTKNLALKNLDYSPQKAAVKQRQDGLLETTKQQKDKHTIEKKPQKKKTKTKSPRKPIATSTASTSVAQKQAVNRRGEQGIAYVLIAMMFFIIIILLFAMHRMNPMF, encoded by the coding sequence GTGAAAGACTATTATTACATATTAGGCATCTCCAAAAACGCTACCCTATCCGAAATTCAACGAGCTTATCAAAAACTATCGCTCAAATTTCATCCTAAAGAAAACGGTAACGATCCCTTTTTTGTCATGCATTATGGCAAAATTAAAGAAGCCTATGAAGTATTGAGTGATGATCACAAACGATTTAGGTATGACAAAGCTTTGAGCAAAGAATTGGATGCAGAAGTCAATGAAATATTAGCGGGACCTGCCCCTGTCATTGCTTCTTTTTTTGCTTCCAAAAAATCGGTCCGAAAAAACGACTTGTTAACCATTTCTTGGGAAGTTTTAAATGCCGAGTTGGTTGAAATTAATTTAATTGGGCAGGTTGCTTCGAATGGTACTCAAACCATTCGACTCTCTGAAATAGATGTTACGCAAGAACGATTAACATTAACACTCAAAGCTAGTAATAGCCATTCTAACAAGACAAGTACCAAAAACCTAGCCCTCAAAAATTTAGATTATTCACCTCAAAAAGCTGCCGTCAAACAACGTCAAGATGGGCTTTTGGAGACAACGAAACAACAAAAAGACAAACACACAATAGAAAAAAAGCCCCAAAAGAAAAAAACAAAAACAAAATCTCCCCGTAAACCTATTGCAACATCAACAGCTTCTACTTCCGTTGCTCAAAAACAAGCTGTCAATCGACGTGGAGAACAAGGGATTGCTTATGTTTTAATTGCGATGATGTTTTTTATAATTATCATTTTGCTATTTGCAATGCATCGTATGAATCCTATGTTTTAG
- a CDS encoding IS4 family transposase produces the protein MKDTEKVLKDILSDHFAGQSQRLTMLSKLVISIIKMSSISYAQLSLVLNPFAKRESNFKRIQRFMKEYKFCRKCYIQLVWKLIVFSNQWVALSIDRTNWKFGKININILLIGISYNGTAIPLIWTLLDKRGNSSQQERIDLMQSLMSHLTIKQKGQIKYLLADREFIGNQWISYLKSLPLIFIIRIRSNSLMRKFGQIKEVKVGKYFSQSTFKALRKQRILFKHQLYIGGQKLGKSEWLILISNKPISKGKRIYQERWGIEVFFSACKTRGFNFEDTHVTAPSRLSSLLFLVAIAFVWSYKTGEWLIKRGGKIPIKKLKTRKAKLFSIFRFGLDYIKERLLNFLTLFQELKLLSCT, from the coding sequence ATGAAAGATACAGAAAAAGTTCTTAAAGATATATTATCTGATCATTTTGCTGGTCAAAGTCAGCGATTGACCATGTTGAGTAAGCTGGTTATTTCCATAATAAAAATGAGCAGCATTAGCTATGCTCAACTTTCGCTGGTATTGAACCCTTTTGCAAAACGAGAATCTAATTTCAAAAGGATTCAACGTTTCATGAAAGAATACAAATTCTGTCGTAAGTGCTATATTCAATTAGTTTGGAAACTCATTGTTTTTAGTAATCAGTGGGTAGCTCTGAGCATTGATAGAACCAATTGGAAATTTGGGAAAATCAACATCAATATTTTACTAATAGGTATTAGCTATAATGGAACAGCAATACCACTTATTTGGACTCTATTAGACAAAAGAGGTAACTCTTCTCAACAGGAACGGATAGATTTAATGCAAAGCTTGATGAGTCATTTAACAATAAAGCAAAAAGGGCAAATCAAATATTTGTTAGCAGACCGTGAGTTTATTGGTAATCAATGGATAAGCTATTTAAAATCTTTGCCTTTAATTTTTATTATTAGAATCCGAAGTAACAGTTTGATGCGAAAGTTTGGACAAATAAAAGAAGTAAAAGTTGGCAAATACTTTAGCCAATCAACTTTTAAAGCTTTGAGAAAACAAAGAATACTTTTCAAGCACCAACTTTATATTGGAGGTCAGAAACTAGGTAAATCTGAATGGCTTATTTTGATAAGTAACAAACCTATTTCAAAAGGTAAAAGAATTTATCAAGAACGCTGGGGAATCGAAGTTTTTTTCTCAGCTTGTAAAACAAGAGGATTTAATTTTGAGGATACTCATGTAACAGCACCATCTAGATTATCCAGTCTACTATTTCTTGTTGCAATAGCCTTTGTTTGGTCTTATAAAACAGGAGAATGGTTAATCAAAAGAGGGGGTAAAATTCCAATAAAAAAACTAAAAACTCGAAAAGCTAAACTCTTTAGTATTTTTAGATTTGGCTTAGATTATATCAAAGAACGTTTACTTAACTTTTTAACTTTATTTCAGGAATTAAAACTTTTGTCCTGTACTTAG
- a CDS encoding ABC transporter ATP-binding protein produces the protein MQHFLKTLHYLQFYKSYAALNVLFNILAALFTIASFLVLKPFLDILFATEAITHSAVTEQGFIAGWKQYFNTSLNQYIIENGKEAGLILVSAIVVGTFLFKNLFRYLALYVMTPVRYGIEKRIRKAVFEKLLYLPLSYFSEERKGDLMSRITIDVQEIQWSVLQSVETVVRSPIMIIGSLLVMLYISPLLTGFSFILILFVGLIIGGIARTLKRKSTAAQESQGRLLSILDEALGGLRIVRAFNAERYQENNFETENHHYEQTMVRIMRRKDLSSPLTEFLGVSVVVVLLMFGGSLVFQGTFEASTFVVFISMFYNIIDPAKSFSSAYYAIQKGSAAIERINDILNAPIGIDDLPNAQNIQNFSKEISFKNVHFQYNQERTILHDINLTIPKGSSIALVGASGAGKSTLIDLIPRFYDLTEGEILLDGINIKNYQLKALRGLMSMVSQEAILFNDTIYNNIVFGLENVRKEEVEAAAKIANAHEFIVQMEQGYQTSIGDRGNKLSGGQRQRITIARAILRNPPILILDEATSALDSASERLVQEALLRVMQNRTSIVIAHRLSTIQHVDKIVVLQEGKIVEQGTHQELLAAKGIYQRLVQLQMM, from the coding sequence ATGCAGCATTTTCTCAAGACATTACACTATCTACAATTTTATAAATCTTATGCGGCTCTAAATGTGCTCTTTAATATTCTTGCCGCCTTATTTACCATTGCTTCTTTTTTGGTTCTAAAGCCATTTTTAGACATTTTATTTGCAACAGAAGCCATAACACATAGTGCTGTAACGGAACAAGGTTTTATTGCTGGCTGGAAACAGTATTTTAATACTAGTTTGAATCAGTACATCATTGAAAACGGCAAAGAAGCGGGATTGATTTTAGTTTCTGCTATTGTAGTGGGTACTTTTTTGTTCAAAAATTTATTTCGATACTTGGCACTGTACGTCATGACACCGGTTCGATATGGCATTGAAAAAAGAATTCGAAAAGCGGTTTTTGAAAAACTCTTGTACTTGCCACTTTCCTATTTTTCAGAAGAACGCAAAGGGGACTTAATGTCAAGGATAACCATTGATGTGCAGGAAATTCAATGGTCTGTCTTGCAATCTGTAGAAACAGTTGTTCGTTCTCCCATCATGATTATAGGCTCTTTGCTTGTCATGCTTTATATTAGCCCCTTATTAACTGGATTTTCATTTATTTTAATCTTATTTGTGGGTTTGATTATAGGAGGGATTGCTCGGACATTAAAACGAAAATCTACTGCTGCCCAAGAATCTCAAGGTCGTTTACTTTCTATTTTGGACGAGGCACTAGGAGGACTTAGAATTGTGCGCGCTTTTAACGCAGAAAGGTATCAAGAAAATAACTTTGAAACAGAAAATCATCATTATGAACAAACGATGGTACGCATTATGCGCCGCAAAGATTTATCCTCTCCCCTAACTGAATTTTTAGGCGTTTCGGTTGTTGTCGTACTTTTAATGTTTGGCGGTTCTCTAGTTTTTCAAGGTACCTTTGAAGCCTCTACATTTGTGGTGTTCATTAGTATGTTTTACAATATTATTGATCCTGCAAAATCATTTTCTAGTGCCTATTATGCCATTCAAAAAGGAAGCGCAGCAATTGAGCGTATCAACGACATTTTGAACGCGCCTATTGGTATTGATGATTTGCCCAATGCTCAAAACATACAAAATTTCTCCAAAGAAATCAGCTTTAAAAATGTCCATTTTCAGTACAACCAAGAGCGAACAATCCTACACGATATTAACTTAACTATTCCCAAAGGCAGCTCGATTGCCTTAGTTGGAGCTTCTGGCGCTGGAAAATCAACCTTAATTGACTTAATTCCTCGTTTTTATGATTTAACAGAAGGTGAAATTTTGTTGGATGGTATTAATATCAAAAACTACCAACTCAAAGCGCTTCGAGGATTGATGAGTATGGTTTCTCAAGAAGCAATTCTTTTTAATGATACCATTTATAATAATATTGTATTTGGCTTAGAAAATGTTCGAAAAGAAGAAGTTGAAGCGGCTGCCAAAATTGCCAATGCCCACGAATTTATTGTTCAAATGGAACAAGGGTATCAAACCTCTATTGGAGATCGAGGCAATAAACTAAGTGGAGGACAACGACAGCGCATTACGATTGCAAGGGCCATTCTCAGAAATCCACCAATCCTCATTTTAGACGAAGCAACATCTGCCCTAGATTCTGCTTCCGAACGATTGGTTCAAGAAGCATTGCTTCGAGTGATGCAAAATCGAACTTCGATTGTCATTGCACATCGCCTTTCGACCATCCAACATGTAGACAAAATTGTAGTGTTGCAAGAAGGAAAAATTGTTGAACAGGGCACTCATCAGGAATTGTTGGCAGCCAAAGGCATTTATCAACGGTTGGTGCAACTGCAAATGATGTAG
- a CDS encoding PepSY-like domain-containing protein: protein MKYLVMVAATLMLSVGQGNGQMATSIDVVDVPKKVLATFNKNGKVEQVDWTLEKEQYIASFYDETKLVFLQLYYNEEGKWLKTQKELEEDKLPTPIATSLSEIYGENYAILLITEASYPDKVEYQVEIEYSEEMLQLLFDKNGKLLSKVALEEEIEIFEDED from the coding sequence ATGAAATACTTGGTAATGGTCGCTGCTACGCTTATGTTAAGTGTAGGGCAAGGGAATGGACAGATGGCTACTTCTATTGATGTGGTAGATGTTCCTAAAAAAGTGCTGGCTACTTTTAACAAAAATGGCAAGGTTGAGCAAGTCGATTGGACATTGGAAAAAGAGCAATATATTGCCAGTTTCTACGATGAAACGAAATTGGTTTTTCTGCAACTTTATTATAATGAAGAAGGCAAATGGTTGAAAACTCAAAAAGAGTTGGAAGAAGATAAGTTGCCAACGCCTATTGCGACTAGTTTGAGCGAAATTTATGGAGAAAATTATGCCATTCTGTTGATTACAGAAGCTTCATATCCAGACAAAGTAGAGTATCAAGTTGAGATTGAGTATTCAGAAGAAATGCTACAATTGTTGTTTGATAAGAATGGCAAATTGCTATCAAAAGTAGCGCTTGAAGAAGAAATTGAAATATTTGAAGATGAGGATTGA
- a CDS encoding mechanosensitive ion channel domain-containing protein: protein MKKTFIQALAIVTIMIFKRYKIHLLNNNQIEWVKEIDVAFVDVLLNYVYFLLILSFAKGAIFFWYRKSKKIPQERSDNIILGVNNIHALVVGVVTVLTGLALMGIDVKAFFASLSIIAAAIAIISKDYISNVIGGMLIAFSNDVNLGDYIKVGGNKGKVIDMSITMFSLLTDDDDVVIIPNNMVYALDVINYTKRAIKKTSIEFEISLDAIATVSQLEADLIATLNEFDPIIQSDSYNLKAVGIKKDYVEFKFQYILDIPDREKEKDIRKKVIRRVVQIIKKVDSSL from the coding sequence ATGAAAAAAACATTTATACAAGCCTTAGCCATTGTAACGATTATGATTTTTAAGCGTTACAAAATCCATCTGTTAAACAACAATCAGATAGAATGGGTAAAAGAAATAGATGTTGCTTTTGTGGATGTTTTGTTAAATTATGTTTATTTTCTTTTGATACTTAGTTTTGCCAAAGGAGCTATTTTCTTTTGGTATCGAAAAAGCAAGAAAATCCCTCAAGAAAGATCTGACAATATCATTTTGGGGGTGAACAATATTCATGCTTTGGTTGTCGGAGTGGTAACTGTCCTAACAGGGCTTGCCTTGATGGGAATTGATGTGAAAGCTTTTTTTGCTTCGTTGAGTATCATAGCAGCCGCTATTGCTATTATTTCGAAGGACTATATTTCCAATGTCATAGGAGGAATGCTGATTGCCTTTTCGAATGATGTGAATCTTGGAGATTATATCAAGGTAGGGGGCAACAAAGGGAAGGTAATAGATATGTCGATTACCATGTTTAGTTTGTTGACGGACGATGATGATGTGGTTATTATTCCGAATAATATGGTATATGCTTTGGATGTTATTAATTATACCAAAAGAGCTATAAAAAAGACCAGTATAGAGTTTGAAATAAGTTTAGACGCAATTGCTACAGTGAGTCAGTTAGAAGCAGATTTAATTGCTACTTTAAACGAATTTGACCCTATTATTCAAAGTGATTCTTACAACCTAAAAGCAGTGGGAATTAAAAAAGACTATGTAGAATTTAAGTTTCAATATATTTTAGATATACCCGACCGAGAGAAAGAAAAAGATATTCGAAAGAAAGTAATTCGGAGAGTAGTACAAATTATCAAAAAAGTTGATTCTTCTCTGTAA
- a CDS encoding glutathione synthetase translates to MKKYNFLVLTEHTKHSDQNSLYALVAELARHEQSGQVYVASRGNAKNKCFFEDRTSSEVEATLATSSFAFQSDGAQFLEDTTTIDIQSVDVVFMRLPRPATDEFLEHLVSIAPKQVFVNNPKGIVKTSTKEFLLNFPSVCPPMKFCRSVIDVLNFASKYPIVLKPLREYGGKGVVKVQDHYVFAGDGRPQPIKEYLMEIKQELETNGYLAMKFLKNVSEGDKRILVVNGEILASSLRLPAPDSWLCNVAQGGTSVPSTVSPEEVEIIEQITPTLLKEGIVMFGADTLVGDDGKRILSEVNTLSIGGFPQAAEQTGTPVVKKAINNIIAYVNSQQPRA, encoded by the coding sequence ATGAAAAAGTATAATTTTTTGGTGTTAACAGAACATACAAAGCACAGCGATCAAAATTCTTTGTATGCATTGGTAGCTGAACTTGCTAGACATGAACAATCAGGGCAAGTATATGTTGCCAGTCGAGGCAATGCTAAAAATAAGTGTTTTTTTGAAGACAGAACATCGTCTGAAGTAGAAGCTACTCTGGCGACTTCTTCTTTTGCTTTTCAAAGCGATGGAGCTCAGTTCTTAGAAGACACTACGACAATAGACATTCAATCGGTCGATGTTGTTTTTATGCGCTTGCCAAGACCTGCTACGGATGAGTTTTTGGAGCATTTGGTAAGCATAGCACCAAAGCAAGTATTTGTCAATAACCCCAAAGGTATTGTCAAAACAAGTACCAAGGAGTTTTTATTGAACTTCCCATCGGTATGCCCGCCAATGAAGTTTTGCCGATCTGTCATAGATGTGCTCAACTTTGCTTCCAAATATCCTATTGTGCTGAAGCCATTGCGAGAATATGGAGGAAAAGGGGTGGTAAAAGTGCAAGACCATTATGTTTTTGCAGGAGATGGTCGTCCTCAACCTATCAAAGAGTATTTGATGGAAATCAAACAAGAATTGGAAACCAATGGATATTTGGCAATGAAATTCTTGAAGAATGTATCGGAAGGTGACAAGCGCATTTTGGTTGTAAATGGTGAGATTCTAGCGAGTTCTTTGCGCTTGCCTGCACCAGATTCTTGGTTGTGTAATGTTGCACAGGGAGGAACTTCGGTGCCTTCTACTGTTAGCCCAGAAGAAGTGGAAATTATTGAACAGATAACTCCTACGCTATTAAAAGAGGGAATTGTAATGTTTGGTGCAGATACCTTGGTGGGAGATGATGGAAAACGGATCTTGTCGGAAGTAAATACGTTGAGTATAGGCGGTTTCCCACAAGCAGCAGAGCAAACAGGGACTCCTGTCGTTAAAAAGGCAATTAATAATATAATAGCTTATGTCAATAGTCAACAACCTAGGGCTTAA
- a CDS encoding succinylglutamate desuccinylase/aspartoacylase family protein, translating to MEEPKVIQQFNLSDTPPKSIRHYWVDLITDGMNNPMRVPIMVARGSQDFPILGLTAAVHGNELNGIPVIQRLFSEIEVEDLKGTIVGVPVVNIPSFVRKKRRFNDGVDLNHIMPGKADGNVSQVYAYRFFHKLVKHFDYLLDLHTASLGRINSYYVRADMKHPVTRKLAMLQGAQLIVHNPPSDGTLRGAADEIDIPAITLEVGNPNTFQRKMIKSGIIGVHNVLSYLEMTDDEAIMPEIPTVVCQRSYWIYTDIGGLLQVHVDLMERVEEGTLIASMRDVFGNLVKEYFAPEDGVVIGKSVSPVNQTGGRILHLGIVRKNT from the coding sequence ATGGAAGAACCTAAGGTAATTCAGCAATTTAATTTGTCTGATACCCCCCCTAAATCTATTCGACACTATTGGGTCGATTTAATTACGGATGGCATGAACAATCCTATGCGTGTGCCGATTATGGTAGCAAGAGGTAGTCAAGATTTTCCGATCTTAGGACTCACAGCAGCCGTTCATGGCAATGAATTGAATGGCATTCCTGTGATTCAGCGTTTGTTTTCAGAAATAGAGGTAGAGGATTTAAAAGGAACAATAGTGGGAGTTCCTGTTGTTAATATTCCTTCATTTGTACGCAAAAAAAGGCGTTTTAATGATGGAGTCGATCTCAATCATATTATGCCAGGCAAAGCAGATGGAAACGTGAGTCAAGTATATGCTTACCGTTTCTTTCATAAGCTAGTCAAGCATTTCGATTATTTGTTGGATTTGCACACTGCTAGTTTAGGGCGAATCAACTCTTACTATGTTAGAGCAGATATGAAACATCCTGTTACTAGAAAATTAGCGATGCTTCAAGGAGCGCAGTTGATTGTGCATAATCCTCCTTCAGATGGTACATTGAGAGGGGCAGCAGATGAAATTGATATTCCTGCTATTACACTGGAAGTGGGGAATCCCAATACGTTTCAACGTAAGATGATTAAGTCTGGAATTATTGGAGTACACAATGTGTTGTCTTATTTAGAAATGACAGACGACGAAGCAATAATGCCTGAAATTCCAACTGTAGTATGTCAGCGATCTTATTGGATTTATACTGATATAGGGGGCTTGCTGCAAGTGCATGTAGATTTGATGGAAAGAGTAGAGGAGGGAACATTGATTGCTTCGATGCGAGATGTGTTTGGCAATTTGGTAAAAGAGTATTTTGCGCCAGAAGATGGTGTTGTAATCGGAAAAAGTGTTAGTCCTGTGAATCAAACTGGAGGACGTATTTTACACTTGGGCATCGTTAGGAAAAATACATAA
- a CDS encoding arginine decarboxylase, producing the protein MKNTYTDLIEQSYYFPQEGFDLNNEYLTFHGVSLKYLIEKYGTPFKFIYLPKIGDQIKKARNLFKRAIKKNKYQGNYHFCYCTKCNHFYHVVSEALKHKVNLETSSSFDIDLILKLYKEKKLNKKCIILHNGYKTDEYLRKILELNEMGFENSVIILDSTDELTRIEAISKENTKKIKIGVRMAINEEAQSAYYTSRLGIPQKEMLDFFHNRIKDNDKFELKMLHFFVDSGIKDTLYYWGEFQRALSLYIEMKKDAPKLSSFNLGGGFPIRNHLGFEYDYEYMINEIVSNIKEACAQEGIEEPNIFTEFGKYTVGESGAIIFEVLEQKQQNDTEAWYIINNSLMNTIPDAWSIHEKFILLPINKWSNNYQRVNIGGISCDHSDYYNSEDFNQEILLPKYPKDDREPLYLGFFHTGAYQDAISGYGGIKHCLIPSPKQVIIDRDEKGNFIDYVYREEQSVQEMFKILGY; encoded by the coding sequence ATGAAGAACACGTATACAGACTTAATAGAACAAAGCTATTATTTTCCTCAAGAGGGCTTTGATTTGAACAATGAATATTTGACTTTTCATGGGGTGTCTCTCAAATATTTGATTGAAAAATACGGCACACCCTTTAAATTTATATACCTGCCCAAAATCGGGGACCAGATAAAAAAAGCTCGAAATCTATTTAAACGAGCCATTAAAAAGAACAAATACCAAGGGAATTACCACTTTTGTTACTGTACTAAGTGTAATCACTTTTATCACGTTGTTAGTGAGGCTTTAAAGCATAAGGTCAATTTGGAAACTTCTTCTTCTTTTGATATTGATTTAATTCTGAAATTATACAAAGAGAAAAAACTCAACAAAAAGTGCATCATTCTTCACAATGGTTATAAAACAGATGAATATCTACGAAAAATCCTAGAGCTAAATGAAATGGGATTCGAAAACTCTGTTATCATTTTGGATAGTACCGATGAGCTGACACGAATCGAAGCGATTAGTAAGGAGAATACCAAAAAAATTAAGATTGGCGTTCGAATGGCAATCAATGAGGAAGCTCAATCGGCTTATTATACGTCTCGATTAGGTATTCCACAAAAAGAGATGTTGGACTTTTTTCACAATCGAATCAAAGATAATGACAAATTTGAGTTAAAAATGTTGCACTTTTTTGTCGATTCGGGAATCAAAGATACTTTGTATTATTGGGGAGAATTTCAACGTGCCTTGAGTCTGTACATTGAGATGAAAAAAGATGCGCCCAAATTGTCTTCTTTTAATTTAGGTGGTGGCTTCCCAATTCGAAATCACTTAGGGTTTGAGTATGATTACGAATATATGATCAATGAAATAGTGAGCAATATCAAAGAAGCTTGCGCCCAAGAAGGGATAGAAGAACCTAATATTTTTACAGAGTTTGGAAAGTATACGGTAGGAGAGTCAGGAGCGATTATTTTTGAGGTTTTAGAACAAAAACAGCAGAACGATACAGAAGCTTGGTATATTATTAATAATAGCTTGATGAATACGATTCCTGATGCTTGGTCTATTCACGAAAAATTTATTCTGCTGCCAATCAACAAATGGTCAAACAACTATCAGCGAGTCAATATAGGAGGTATTAGTTGCGATCACTCAGATTACTACAATTCCGAAGATTTTAATCAAGAAATCCTTTTGCCCAAATATCCCAAAGATGATAGGGAGCCATTGTATTTAGGCTTTTTTCATACGGGAGCTTATCAAGATGCGATTAGTGGATACGGAGGCATCAAACATTGCTTAATTCCTTCGCCCAAACAAGTAATTATTGATCGGGATGAGAAAGGAAACTTCATAGATTATGTTTATCGAGAGGAGCAATCTGTTCAAGAAATGTTTAAGATTTTGGGCTATTGA